A window of the Longimicrobium sp. genome harbors these coding sequences:
- a CDS encoding HD-GYP domain-containing protein, with product HRQLHGPPPHGVGSGVDPAELESHLHGARSRICDAFELALQAREPQLGLMDHAARVAMVAGRIAASMDISDGDRYILNTAAQLHEMGMLSLPVDLIERRGTLSPQELQWVRGQARVSADVARAAYHPRIALLIENQYRDHAELRRDGLSERDLVLAGIFRVADVFATVTWPRPYQAAMSPPTRSHLLQSGAGTRFDPLAVHAALSAL from the coding sequence CACCGGCAGCTGCACGGGCCGCCGCCCCACGGCGTGGGCAGCGGCGTGGACCCGGCGGAGCTGGAGAGCCACCTCCACGGCGCCCGGTCGCGGATCTGTGACGCCTTCGAGCTGGCGCTGCAGGCGCGGGAGCCGCAGCTGGGGCTGATGGACCACGCCGCGCGGGTGGCGATGGTAGCCGGGCGCATCGCCGCGTCGATGGACATCAGCGACGGCGACCGCTACATCCTGAACACGGCCGCGCAGCTTCACGAGATGGGGATGCTCTCGCTGCCGGTGGACCTGATCGAGCGCCGGGGCACGCTTTCGCCGCAGGAGCTGCAGTGGGTGCGGGGCCAGGCGCGGGTGAGCGCCGACGTCGCCCGGGCGGCGTACCATCCCCGCATCGCCCTGCTGATCGAGAACCAGTACCGCGACCACGCCGAGCTGCGCCGCGACGGGCTTTCCGAGCGCGACCTGGTGCTGGCCGGCATCTTCCGCGTCGCGGACGTCTTTGCCACCGTCACCTGGCCGCGCCCCTACCAGGCCGCCATGAGTCCGCCGACGCGCTCGCATCTCCTGCAGTCCGGCGCCGGCACCCGGTTCGATCCCCTCGCCGTCCACGCGGCGCTCTCCGCCCTGTAG